The following proteins are co-located in the Sebastes umbrosus isolate fSebUmb1 chromosome 24, fSebUmb1.pri, whole genome shotgun sequence genome:
- the enpp4 gene encoding bis(5'-adenosyl)-triphosphatase enpp4 yields the protein MLLKILLGFLCGVRALAAENTAAQQGPSPPPPPPLLVVSFDGFRADYLQRFPMPNLELLYSQGVLVEQLTNVFITKTFPNHYSLMTGLYAESHGMISNNMYDPVTHKEFHVKGHNSDPVWWNEARPLWLTALDFGYKTATMMWPGSDVVIGNRTPSHFFPYDSQVTFRHRLGNVTNWMLGDGKEQGVMFAALYWEEPDSSGHLYGPDNITAMGKVLEEVDDNIGLLVSELKRTGLWGRVNLVVTSDHGMVQCSPERLILLDKCVQPDTYKLVDQTPVAAIIPLKVADTAHIFKQLSACHAHMTAYLKSDIPDRLHYRNNERIQPIILIADEGWSILQRGDHPAHLGNHGYDNSLPSMHPFMAASGPSFRRGYRMSSMQSVDIYPLMCHLLSVPPRPNNGSLTQARCLLAAEFCWAAPQVIGMVVGVLLTLTSITVLLWCVRSRRRSDSRPFQRLQVDDDDDDEEALWE from the exons ATGTTACTCAAAATCCTGCTGGGCTTCCTGTGTGGCGTCAGAGCTTTGGCCGCAGAAAACACCGCGGCCCAGCAGggtccttctcctcctcctcctcctccgctgctGGTGGTGTCGTTCGACGGTTTCCGAGCGGACTACCTGCAGAGGTTCCCCATGCCCAACCTGGAGCTCCTGTACAGCCAGGGGGTCCTGGTGGAGCAGCTCACCAACGTCTTCATCACCAAGACGTTCCCCAACCACTACAGCCTG ATGACGGGGCTGTACGCCGAGTCCCACGGCATGATCTCCAACAACATGTACGACCCCGTCACCCACAAGGAGTTCCACGTCAAGGGTCACAACAGCGACCCGGTGTGGTGGAACGAGGCGCGGCCCCTCTGGCTCACGGCGCTGGACTTCGGCTACAAGACGGCGACTATGATGTGGCCCGGCTCCGACGTGGTCATCGGCAACCGCACGCCGTCGCACTTCTTCCCCTACGACTCTCAGGTGACGTTCCGGCATCGACTGGGGAACGTAACAAACTGGATGTTGGGAGACGGAAAG GAGCAAGGGGTGATGTTCGCAGCTCTCTACTGGGAGGAGCCGGACTCGTCGGGACACCTATATGGCCCTGACAACATCACTGCTATGGGCAAAGTGCTCGAGGAG GTCGACGACAACATCGGCCTGCTTGTTTCGGAGCTGAAGCGGACCGGCCTCTGGGGTCGCGTCAACCTGGTGGTAACCAGTGACCACGGCATGGTCCAGTGCTCGCCCGAGCGCCTCATACTGCTGGACAAATGCGTCCAACCCGACACCTACAAACTAGTGGACCAAACGCCTGTCGCAGCCATCATCCCACTTAAAG TTGCAGACACAGCGCACATCTTCAAACAGCTGAGTGCGTGCCACGCCCATATGACAGCATATTTGAAATCGGACATCCCCGACAGGCTTCACTACCGGAACAATGAGCGCATCCAACCGATCATACTGATCGCTGACGAGGGCTGGTCCATACTGCAGAGAGGGGACCATCCAGCACATC TTGGCAATCACGGCTACGACAACTCCCTACCCAGCATGCACCCCTTCATGGCGGCGTCGGGGCCCAGCTTCCGTCGGGGTTATCGAATGAGCAGCATGCAGAGCGTGGACATTTACCCGCTCATGTGCCACCTGCTGTCGGTGCCGCCGCGGCCCAACAACGGCAGCCTGACCCAGGCCCGCTGCCTGCTGGCTGCCGAGTTCTGCTGGGCCGCCCCTCAGGTGATCGGCATGGTGGTTGGCGTCCTGCTGACGCTCACTTCAATCACTG TTCTGTTGTGGTGTGTGAGATCGCGCCGCCGGTCAGACTCACGGCCCTTCCAGAGGCTGCAGGTTGACGACGATGACGACGACGAAGAAGCCTTGTGGGAATAA
- the LOC119483521 gene encoding XK-related protein 6, producing MAAQSDGCKAGYGSYGGGGGGFAQLYDVDAEEPLDSAAIHICQCCRSSACYWGCRSACLGSLSQPTGPGGGLGIRETHCPPREQLWLDCLWIILALLVFFWDVGTDLCLALDYYQRQDYLWFGLTLFFVLVPSVLVQILSFRWFVQDYTGGGLGEVEGLTKRGAVALGCLYPGRDRLQLASIWLWQAIIHILQLGQVWRYIRTLYLGIMSRRQKEHQRRWYWAMMFEYADVNMLRLLETFLESAPQLVLQLCIMIQENRAETLQCISSLGSLLSLAWVLASYHKLLRDSRDDQRSMSYRGALLHLFWRLFTISSRVLSLALFASLFHIYFGIFVVVHWCAMAFWVVHGGTDFCMSKWEEVLFNMVVGIVYIFCWFNVKEGRTRYRMVTYYIVVLAENTILTGLWYAYRDPVLTDSYAVPALCGVYLTFAGGVLVMLLYYGFLHPATAHLQPSPASSCCAQLLWGLPLPPSAPPSAPPTPAHMTKSETEEDVAESCLPVFQVRSAPITSKPEGPLIKIDMPRKRYPAWDAHYVDRRLRRTINILQYITPAAVGIRYRDGPLLYELLQYESSL from the exons ATGGCTGCACAGTCGGACGGCTGCAAAGCTGGATACGGCAGCtacggaggaggaggtggagggttTGCACAGCTGTACGACGTCGACGCAGAGGAACCGCTGGATTCTGCAGCCATCCACATCTGTCAGTGCTGCCGCTCCTCCGCCTGCTACTGGGGCTGCCGCTCCGCCTGCCTCGGATCCCTGTCCCAGCCCACCGGACCAGGAGGAGGTCTCGGTATCCGGGAGACTCACTGCCCGCCCCGGGAGCAGCTGTGGCTGGACTGCCTCTGGATCATCCTCGCCCTCCTCGTCTTCTTCTGGGACGTCGGCACGGATCTGTGCCTGGCGCTGGACTACTACCAGAGGCAGGACTACCTCTGGTTCGGCCTCACTCTCTTCTTCGTGCTGGTCCCGTCTGTTCTGGTGCAGATACTGAGCTTCCGATGGTTCGTGCAGGACTACACCGGAGGGGGGctcggggaggtggaggggcTGACCAAGAGGGGTGCAGTGGCTCTGGGGTGTCTGTACCCCGGCAGGGACCGCCTGCAGCTGGCCTCCATCTGGCTGTGGCAGGCCATCATACACATCCTGCAGCTGGGGCAAGTGTGGAG GTACATCAGGACGCTGTACCTGGGCATCATGTCGCGGCGGCAGAAGGAGCACCAGCGGCGCTGGTACTGGGCCATGATGTTCGAGTACGCAGACGTCAACATGCTACGGCTGCTGGAGACCTTCCTGGAGTCGGCGCCTCAGCTGGTCCTGCAGCTCTGCATCATGATCCAGGAGAACCGGGCCGAGACGCTGCAGT GCATCTCCTCCCTGGGCTCGCTGTTGTCTCTCGCCTGGGTTCTGGCCTCCTACCACAAGCTGCTGCGAGACTCCCGCGACGACCAGCGCAGCATGAGCTACCGCGGGGCGCTGCTGCACCTCTTCTGGCGCCTCTTCACCATCTCGTCCCGCGTCCTCTCGCTCGCCCTCTTCGCCTCCCTCTTCCACATCTACTTCGGCATCTTCGTGGTGGTCCACTGGTGCGCCATGGCCTTCTGGGTGGTGCACGGGGGCACCGACTTCTGCATGTCCAAGTGGGAGGAGGTGCTGTTCAACATGGTGGTCGGCATCGTCTACATCTTCTGCTGGTTTAACGTGAAGGAGGGACGGACGCGGTACAGGATGGTGACGTACTACATCGTGGTGTTGGCCGAGAACACCATCCTCACCGGGCTGTG GTACGCCTACAGGGACCCGGTGCTGACCGACTCCTACGCCGTCCCAGCGCTGTGCGGCGTCTACCTGACGTTCGCCGGCGGCGTCCTGGTCATGCTGCTGTACTACGGCTTCCTGCACCCGGCCACCGCCCACCTCCAGCCGAGCCCCGCCTCATCCTGCTGCGCCCAGCTGCTCTGGGGCCTCCCGCTCCCGCCGTCGGCCCCGCCCAGCGCCCCGCCCACCCCGGCACACATGACCAAGTCGGAGACGGAAGAGGATGTGGCCGAGTCGTGTCTCCCCGTCTTCCAGGTGAGGTCGGCGCCCATCACCTCCAAGCCCGAGGGCCCGCTCATAAAGATCGACATGCCCAGGAAACGCTACCCGGCGTGGGACGCCCACTACGTAGACAGGCGCCTGCGGAGGACTATAAACATCCTGCAGTACATAACGCCGGCCGCCGTGGGCATCCGCTACCGTGACGGACCCCTACTGTATGAACTGTTGCAGTACGAGTCCTCACtctga
- the gckr gene encoding glucokinase regulatory protein isoform X2, with translation MAGSDWTCSLSAMREWESADYEPSLPVSEKSNPLTRDIDRASANSIVRMLQACDAQMFQEETGATYQRLLSEQVVETLMEVAQKVELILKDPQDSLVVLSGCGTSGRLAFLISSAFNRALRELNQSSVYSYIIAGGDRALLSSQEAPEDDPKQGMLSLKKVCEGKKRVLFIGISCGLSAPFVAGQLDFCLQHPEVFTPVLVGFNPTHQARDESIPGCTFTFRSVALKMQELAKSQKAFLINPAVGPEAISGSSRMKGGSATKIILEVVLSAAHASTFTNTPITYKGILQHMRAYKKTLDITYAQTEGISALLEAAGQSLRRGGRVCYLGWGSLATLGLIDASECVPTFGADYEDVRGFISGGYRELSNNEGPLGPDLCIAHEDFLHLVLPSLNDQDIVLLIYTHSDDVSEVAKLARRVREKMSNLHAVYHRVDGDTAAAAQQDDIDKLCLSSLKITWPPPASGSLPPMWELSTKLLLNAVSTGAHVLKGKIYQNHMMDVQVTNSKLYCRATRLLQKLSGCPESQCEEALLKAVYRVDELTVDITSSDVNTHTHTARNTTKFSAGRGSIIPVHVILFNRL, from the exons ATGGCGGGATCAGACTGGACTTGCAGTCTCTCAGCTATGCGTGAATGGGAG TCCGCAGATTATGAGccgtcacttcctgtttcagagAAGTCCAACCCCCTGACGCGTGACATCGACCGGGCTTCAGCCAATAGTATTGTGAGGATGTTACAGGCCTGTGACGCCCAGATGTTTCAGGAAGAGACAGGAGCCACCTACCAG AGGCTTTTGAGTGAACAAGTGGTGGAGACATTGATGGAGGTTGCTCAGAAGGTGGAGCTCATTCTCAAG GATCCTCAGGACAGCCTGGTTGTACTGAGTGGTTGTGGGACTTCTGGTCGACTGGCTTTCCTCATCTCG tCAGCTTTCAACAGAGCGCTGAGGGAGCTCAACCAGAGTTCAGTTTATTCCTACATCATAGCAGGAGGAGACAG AGCGCTGCTATCCTCCCAAGAAGCTCCTGAAGATGACCCCAAACAGGGCATGCTCAGTCTGAAGAAG GTCTGTGAGGGAAAGAAGCGTGTCTTGTTCATCGGCATTTCCTGTGGATTATCT GCTCCATTTGTTGCAGGTCAGCTGGACTTCTGCCTGCAGCACCCTGAGGTCTTCACTCCTGTACTGGTTGGCTTCAATCCTACACATCAGGCCAG GGATGAGTCCATTCCAGGCTGCACGTTCACTTTTCGCAGTGTGGCGCTAAAGATGCAGGAGCTCGCCAAAAGCCAAAAGGCCTTCCTCATCAACCCAGCAGTCGGG CCAGAAGCTATCAGCGGCTCCTCCAGGATGAAAGGAGGCAGCGCCACTAAGATTATCCTGGAGGTCGTCCTGTCGGCTGCTCATGCCTCCACCTTCACAAACACACCCATCACTTACAA GGGCATTCTGCAGCACATGAGAGCGTACAAGAAAACTCTGGATATCACTTACGCTCAGACGGAGGGGATAAGCGCTCTGTTGGAAGCAGCTGGACAGAG TTTGCGGCGTGGCGGGCGTGTGTGTTACCTGGGCTGGGGCTCCCTGGCCACCCTGGGCCTCATCGACGCCAGCGAGTGCGTCCCCACATTCGGCGCAG actaCGAAGATGTTCGGGGCTTCATCAGTGGAGGATACAGAGAGTTGAGCAACAATGAGGGTCCACTG GGTCCAGACCTTTGCATCGCACATGAGGATTTTTTGCATCTAGTTCTGCCCTCCCTAAACGACCAGGATATCGTTCTTCTTATCTACACACACTCTG ATGATGTCAGTGAAGTGGCGAAGCTGGCGcgcagagtgagagagaagatGTCAAACCTCCACGCCGTTTATCATCGGGTTGATGGAGacactgcagctgctgcacaacaa gatGACATCGATAAGCTGTGTTTATCCTCACTAAAAATCACTTGGCCACCACCTGCTTCAGGGAGCTTACCACCCATG TGGGAGCTGTCCACTAAGCTGCTGCTGAACGCCGTGAGCACCGGAGCTCACGTCTTAAAGGGAAAGATTTACCAGAACCACATGATGGACGTGCAGGTCACCAACAGCAAGCTCTACTGCAGAGCCACACGTTTACTCCAG AAGCTGTCTGGTTGTCCTGAGTCCCAGTGTGAGGAAGCTCTCCTGAAGGCCGTCTACCGAGTAGACGAGCTGACAGTGGACATCACATCCTCTGACgtcaacacgcacacacatactgccAGAAACACCACCAAG TTTTCTGCAGGTAGAGGCTCTATCATACCGGTCCATGTGAT CCTCTTTAACAGGCTCTGA
- the gckr gene encoding glucokinase regulatory protein isoform X1 yields MAGSDWTCSLSAMREWESADYEPSLPVSEKSNPLTRDIDRASANSIVRMLQACDAQMFQEETGATYQRLLSEQVVETLMEVAQKVELILKDPQDSLVVLSGCGTSGRLAFLISSAFNRALRELNQSSVYSYIIAGGDRALLSSQEAPEDDPKQGMLSLKKVCEGKKRVLFIGISCGLSAPFVAGQLDFCLQHPEVFTPVLVGFNPTHQARDESIPGCTFTFRSVALKMQELAKSQKAFLINPAVGPEAISGSSRMKGGSATKIILEVVLSAAHASTFTNTPITYKGILQHMRAYKKTLDITYAQTEGISALLEAAGQSLRRGGRVCYLGWGSLATLGLIDASECVPTFGADYEDVRGFISGGYRELSNNEGPLGPDLCIAHEDFLHLVLPSLNDQDIVLLIYTHSDDVSEVAKLARRVREKMSNLHAVYHRVDGDTAAAAQQDDIDKLCLSSLKITWPPPASGSLPPMWELSTKLLLNAVSTGAHVLKGKIYQNHMMDVQVTNSKLYCRATRLLQKLSGCPESQCEEALLKAVYRVDELTVDITSSDVNTHTHTARNTTKVVPLALVCLLTGRSLTEAETHLEQQPIIREAVEACLSLHSCI; encoded by the exons ATGGCGGGATCAGACTGGACTTGCAGTCTCTCAGCTATGCGTGAATGGGAG TCCGCAGATTATGAGccgtcacttcctgtttcagagAAGTCCAACCCCCTGACGCGTGACATCGACCGGGCTTCAGCCAATAGTATTGTGAGGATGTTACAGGCCTGTGACGCCCAGATGTTTCAGGAAGAGACAGGAGCCACCTACCAG AGGCTTTTGAGTGAACAAGTGGTGGAGACATTGATGGAGGTTGCTCAGAAGGTGGAGCTCATTCTCAAG GATCCTCAGGACAGCCTGGTTGTACTGAGTGGTTGTGGGACTTCTGGTCGACTGGCTTTCCTCATCTCG tCAGCTTTCAACAGAGCGCTGAGGGAGCTCAACCAGAGTTCAGTTTATTCCTACATCATAGCAGGAGGAGACAG AGCGCTGCTATCCTCCCAAGAAGCTCCTGAAGATGACCCCAAACAGGGCATGCTCAGTCTGAAGAAG GTCTGTGAGGGAAAGAAGCGTGTCTTGTTCATCGGCATTTCCTGTGGATTATCT GCTCCATTTGTTGCAGGTCAGCTGGACTTCTGCCTGCAGCACCCTGAGGTCTTCACTCCTGTACTGGTTGGCTTCAATCCTACACATCAGGCCAG GGATGAGTCCATTCCAGGCTGCACGTTCACTTTTCGCAGTGTGGCGCTAAAGATGCAGGAGCTCGCCAAAAGCCAAAAGGCCTTCCTCATCAACCCAGCAGTCGGG CCAGAAGCTATCAGCGGCTCCTCCAGGATGAAAGGAGGCAGCGCCACTAAGATTATCCTGGAGGTCGTCCTGTCGGCTGCTCATGCCTCCACCTTCACAAACACACCCATCACTTACAA GGGCATTCTGCAGCACATGAGAGCGTACAAGAAAACTCTGGATATCACTTACGCTCAGACGGAGGGGATAAGCGCTCTGTTGGAAGCAGCTGGACAGAG TTTGCGGCGTGGCGGGCGTGTGTGTTACCTGGGCTGGGGCTCCCTGGCCACCCTGGGCCTCATCGACGCCAGCGAGTGCGTCCCCACATTCGGCGCAG actaCGAAGATGTTCGGGGCTTCATCAGTGGAGGATACAGAGAGTTGAGCAACAATGAGGGTCCACTG GGTCCAGACCTTTGCATCGCACATGAGGATTTTTTGCATCTAGTTCTGCCCTCCCTAAACGACCAGGATATCGTTCTTCTTATCTACACACACTCTG ATGATGTCAGTGAAGTGGCGAAGCTGGCGcgcagagtgagagagaagatGTCAAACCTCCACGCCGTTTATCATCGGGTTGATGGAGacactgcagctgctgcacaacaa gatGACATCGATAAGCTGTGTTTATCCTCACTAAAAATCACTTGGCCACCACCTGCTTCAGGGAGCTTACCACCCATG TGGGAGCTGTCCACTAAGCTGCTGCTGAACGCCGTGAGCACCGGAGCTCACGTCTTAAAGGGAAAGATTTACCAGAACCACATGATGGACGTGCAGGTCACCAACAGCAAGCTCTACTGCAGAGCCACACGTTTACTCCAG AAGCTGTCTGGTTGTCCTGAGTCCCAGTGTGAGGAAGCTCTCCTGAAGGCCGTCTACCGAGTAGACGAGCTGACAGTGGACATCACATCCTCTGACgtcaacacgcacacacatactgccAGAAACACCACCAAG gtggtcCCTCTGGCTTTGGTCTGTTTGCTGACTGGTCGCTCTCTCACGGAGGCGGAGACTCATTTGGAGCAACAGCCAATCATAAGGGAGGCGGTGGAGGCCTGTCTGTCACTACATTCATGTATTTAA
- the gckr gene encoding glucokinase regulatory protein isoform X3: MLQACDAQMFQEETGATYQRLLSEQVVETLMEVAQKVELILKDPQDSLVVLSGCGTSGRLAFLISSAFNRALRELNQSSVYSYIIAGGDRALLSSQEAPEDDPKQGMLSLKKVCEGKKRVLFIGISCGLSAPFVAGQLDFCLQHPEVFTPVLVGFNPTHQARDESIPGCTFTFRSVALKMQELAKSQKAFLINPAVGPEAISGSSRMKGGSATKIILEVVLSAAHASTFTNTPITYKGILQHMRAYKKTLDITYAQTEGISALLEAAGQSLRRGGRVCYLGWGSLATLGLIDASECVPTFGADYEDVRGFISGGYRELSNNEGPLGPDLCIAHEDFLHLVLPSLNDQDIVLLIYTHSDDVSEVAKLARRVREKMSNLHAVYHRVDGDTAAAAQQDDIDKLCLSSLKITWPPPASGSLPPMWELSTKLLLNAVSTGAHVLKGKIYQNHMMDVQVTNSKLYCRATRLLQKLSGCPESQCEEALLKAVYRVDELTVDITSSDVNTHTHTARNTTKVVPLALVCLLTGRSLTEAETHLEQQPIIREAVEACLSLHSCI, translated from the exons ATGTTACAGGCCTGTGACGCCCAGATGTTTCAGGAAGAGACAGGAGCCACCTACCAG AGGCTTTTGAGTGAACAAGTGGTGGAGACATTGATGGAGGTTGCTCAGAAGGTGGAGCTCATTCTCAAG GATCCTCAGGACAGCCTGGTTGTACTGAGTGGTTGTGGGACTTCTGGTCGACTGGCTTTCCTCATCTCG tCAGCTTTCAACAGAGCGCTGAGGGAGCTCAACCAGAGTTCAGTTTATTCCTACATCATAGCAGGAGGAGACAG AGCGCTGCTATCCTCCCAAGAAGCTCCTGAAGATGACCCCAAACAGGGCATGCTCAGTCTGAAGAAG GTCTGTGAGGGAAAGAAGCGTGTCTTGTTCATCGGCATTTCCTGTGGATTATCT GCTCCATTTGTTGCAGGTCAGCTGGACTTCTGCCTGCAGCACCCTGAGGTCTTCACTCCTGTACTGGTTGGCTTCAATCCTACACATCAGGCCAG GGATGAGTCCATTCCAGGCTGCACGTTCACTTTTCGCAGTGTGGCGCTAAAGATGCAGGAGCTCGCCAAAAGCCAAAAGGCCTTCCTCATCAACCCAGCAGTCGGG CCAGAAGCTATCAGCGGCTCCTCCAGGATGAAAGGAGGCAGCGCCACTAAGATTATCCTGGAGGTCGTCCTGTCGGCTGCTCATGCCTCCACCTTCACAAACACACCCATCACTTACAA GGGCATTCTGCAGCACATGAGAGCGTACAAGAAAACTCTGGATATCACTTACGCTCAGACGGAGGGGATAAGCGCTCTGTTGGAAGCAGCTGGACAGAG TTTGCGGCGTGGCGGGCGTGTGTGTTACCTGGGCTGGGGCTCCCTGGCCACCCTGGGCCTCATCGACGCCAGCGAGTGCGTCCCCACATTCGGCGCAG actaCGAAGATGTTCGGGGCTTCATCAGTGGAGGATACAGAGAGTTGAGCAACAATGAGGGTCCACTG GGTCCAGACCTTTGCATCGCACATGAGGATTTTTTGCATCTAGTTCTGCCCTCCCTAAACGACCAGGATATCGTTCTTCTTATCTACACACACTCTG ATGATGTCAGTGAAGTGGCGAAGCTGGCGcgcagagtgagagagaagatGTCAAACCTCCACGCCGTTTATCATCGGGTTGATGGAGacactgcagctgctgcacaacaa gatGACATCGATAAGCTGTGTTTATCCTCACTAAAAATCACTTGGCCACCACCTGCTTCAGGGAGCTTACCACCCATG TGGGAGCTGTCCACTAAGCTGCTGCTGAACGCCGTGAGCACCGGAGCTCACGTCTTAAAGGGAAAGATTTACCAGAACCACATGATGGACGTGCAGGTCACCAACAGCAAGCTCTACTGCAGAGCCACACGTTTACTCCAG AAGCTGTCTGGTTGTCCTGAGTCCCAGTGTGAGGAAGCTCTCCTGAAGGCCGTCTACCGAGTAGACGAGCTGACAGTGGACATCACATCCTCTGACgtcaacacgcacacacatactgccAGAAACACCACCAAG gtggtcCCTCTGGCTTTGGTCTGTTTGCTGACTGGTCGCTCTCTCACGGAGGCGGAGACTCATTTGGAGCAACAGCCAATCATAAGGGAGGCGGTGGAGGCCTGTCTGTCACTACATTCATGTATTTAA